In Phragmites australis chromosome 24, lpPhrAust1.1, whole genome shotgun sequence, the following are encoded in one genomic region:
- the LOC133906945 gene encoding formin-like protein 4, producing the protein MPLLTLISVILLLPVTAGDVRRALHEPLFPIEWTPPPSTTAPPAPGFAADPSTPVPPDDGGSTLLPPPPAPTTVSADASSSRTGPAPRLHGGGGGGTPKAAIVVASAAAAAVLALLAFAAAFLLTGRLARHPAHSHKPPAAATHSGPAVVAVHADAVGPSAAGSSSGATQYRKVRTERARRGMCRDVDTVPSPELRPLPPLRRAGSSDEDAAYYTPGQRSAGSGGGEGAGAWSEASASSPHTTTPSRRSLPSLTSDFFPPTPAAATVVPPPPAPPAPRSRRTLPRTRFSAGSASDMIKQMVAPPSNPPPPQPPPPPAAPGFHSAIPKPPPPPEPSAGPLSGRRLLKPAQTEEPSGAAPRAQTENTTGISMRMQDDASDEARPKLKPLHWDKVRACSDRDMVWDRLKSNSFQLDEDMIEVLFMNKAAKAPPSRDTPKKAGVPQCRQEEKVLDPKKAQNIAILLRALNVTLEEVSDALLDGNAECLGADLLETLVKMAPTKEEELKLRNFTGDLSKLGSAERFLKALLDIPFSFKRVDAMLYRANFESEINYLRKSFETLEAACDDLKGSRLFLKLLEAVLRTGNRMNVGTNRGQATAFKLDTLLKLADVKGTDGRTTLLHFVVQEIVRSEDAKSEKAEENQVRNIVKYEQFRKQGLKIVSGLSNELGNVKKAASMDFDVLHGYVSKLEAGLGKIKSVIQLEKQCTQVQKFFVTMHDFLKEAELEIEHVRCEEKRALGRVKGITEYFHGDAAKEEAHPLRIFMVVRDFLSMLDHVCREISQQDRKVVGSTRSFRMSTTAMPVLNTRSQHGRESNSDDDSSSWQELEIREEAY; encoded by the exons ATGCCTCTACTCACGCTCATCTCGgttatcctcctcctccctgttACCGCCGGCGACGTCCGGCGGGCGCTGCACGAGCCGCTCTTCCCCATCGAATGGACCCCGCCGCCGTCAACGACGGCGCCACCGGCCCCGGGCTTCGCCGCAGACCCCTCCACGCCGGTCCCACCCGATGACGGCGGTTCCACGCTGCTgcccccgccgccggcccccACCACCGTCTCCGCggacgcctcctcctcccgcacCGGCCCAGCGCCGCGCCTccacggcggaggcggcggggggACGCCCAAGGCCGCCATCGTCGTCGCGTCCGCCGCAGCGGCGGCCGTCCTCGCGCTGCTCGCCTTCGCTGCCGCATTCCTCCTCACCGGCCGCCTCGCGCGCCACCCCGCACATTCGCACAAGCCCCCGGCCGCCGCAACGCACTCTGGTCCTGCCGTCGTCGCGGTGCACGCCGACGCAGTTGGTCCCTCTGCGGCGGGCTCCTCGTCGGGCGCCACCCAGTATCGGAAGGTACGCACCGAGCGCGCGCGGCGGGGCATGTGCCGTGACGTCGACACAGTCCCGAGCCCCGAGCTCCGGCCGCTCCCGCCGCTGCGGCGCGCGGGGTCGTCCGACGAGGACGCGGCGTACTACACACCGGGCCAGCGCTCGGCGGgttccggcggcggcgagggcgccgGGGCATGGAGCGAGGCGAGCGCGTCCAGCCCGCACACCACTACGCCCTCCCGCCGCAGCCTCCCCAGCCTTACCAGCGACTTCTTCCCCCCAACGCCGGCAGCCGCCACCGTGGTACCCCCTCCGCCCGCCCCTCCAGCGCCACGCTCCCGCCGGACGCTGCCGCGCACCCGCTTCTCTGCCGGCTCCGCCTCGGACATGATCAAACAAATGGTCGCGCCACCCTCGAACCCACCACCCCCAcagcctcctccaccaccagcagcgCCAGGATTCCACAGCGCGATCCCAAAACCACCGCCGCCACCTGAGCCGTCCGCTGGGCCATTGTCGGGACGTCGGCTGCTGAAGCCGGCGCAAACTGAGGAGCCCAGTGGCGCCGCACCCAGAGCGCAAACTGAGAACACTACTGGCATTTCAATGCGGATGCAAGATGATGCCAGTGATGAAGCGCGGCCGAAGCTGAAGCCGCTGCACTGGGACAAGGTCCGGGCTTGCTCTGACCGTGACATGGTCTGGGACCGGCTCAAGTCCAACTCATTCCA ACTAGATGAGGACATGATCGAGGTGCTTTTCATGAACAAGGCAGCAAAGGCGCCTCCTAGTAGGGACACCCCGAAGAAAGCTGGTGTGCCGCAGTGCAGACAAGAGGAGAAGGTCCTCGATCCCAAGAAGGCGCAGAACATTGCCATCCTTCTGCGTGCGCTGAATGTCACGCTGGAGGAGGTCTCCGATGCACTGCTAGATG GCAATGCTGAATGTTTGGGAGCTGACCTTTTGGAAACCTTAGTAAAGATGGCTCCTACGAAGGAGGAAGAACTGAAACTTCGAAACTTCACTGGGGACTTATCAAAGCTTGGTTCGGCAGAGCGTTTTCTTAAAGCGCTGCTTGATATACCTTTTTCCTTCAAAAGAGTTGATGCTATGCTATACAGAGCAAATTTTGAGAGTGAAATAAATTACCTCAGAAAATCTTTTGAAACATTAGAG GCAGCTTGTGATGACCTAAAAGGTAGTAGATTGTTCCTGAAGCTACTTGAAGCTGTCCTGAGAACTGGAAACCGAATGAATGTTGGCACAAACCGGGGCCAGGCAACAGCCTTCAAGCTAGACACCCTCCTAAAACTTGCAGATGTCAAAGGCACCGATGGTAGAACCACCCTGCTACACTTTGTTGTTCAAGAAATTGTCCGATCTGAAGATGCGAAATCAGAGAAAGCTGAAGAAAATCAGGTCAGAAATATCGTCAAATATGAACAGTTCCGTAAGCAAGGCCTGAAAATTGTGTCTGGGCTGAGCAACGAGCTAGGGAACGTCAAGAAAGCAGCAAGCATGGACTTCGACGTGCTGCACGGATATGTATCGAAGCTTGAAGCTGGTCTTGGGAAGATCAAGTCGGTCATCCAGCTCGAGAAGCAGTGCACTCAGGTCCAGAAGTTCTTTGTAACGATGCATGATTTTCTGAAGGAAGCTGAGCTGGAAATTGAACATGTCAGGTGCGAGGAGAAGAGGGCTCTGGGAAGAGTGAAAGGGATCACCGAGTACTTCCACGGTGATGCTGCGAAGGAGGAAGCACACCCTCTGAGGATATTCATGGTGGTGAGGGATTTCCTCTCCATGTTGGACCACGTCTGCAGGGAAATCAGCCAGCAGGACAGGAAGGTTGTTGGATCTACAAGGTCCTTCCGTATGTCAACGACTGCAATGCCGGTCCTGAATACGCGCAGCCAGCATGGAAGAGAGAGCAACTCCGACGATGATAGTTCGTCATGGCAGGAATTGGAGATCAGGGAGGAAGCATACTGA